A stretch of the Staphylococcus sp. NRL 16/872 genome encodes the following:
- a CDS encoding 3-oxoacyl-ACP reductase, producing MARTVLVTGSGRGLGAVIVKTLVSQGFQVVINYNKSKETAEQLATELGDNAIALQADVTQREEVERLVKEATAHFGQIDVVVNNALVNFKFDPVAQKAFKDLTWEDYQQQIDGTLKAAFNVTQSVVPQFIERNAGSIISIGTNLFQNPVVPYHEYTTAKAGLIGFTRNVAAELGQYGITANMVSGGLLKTTDASAVTTPEVFDLIAQTTPLRKVTTPQDVANMVAYLSSEAANGVTGQNITVDGGLTMN from the coding sequence ATGGCAAGAACAGTATTAGTAACAGGCAGTGGCCGTGGTTTAGGCGCAGTCATCGTAAAAACATTAGTGTCTCAAGGATTTCAAGTTGTCATTAATTATAATAAGAGTAAAGAGACTGCTGAACAGTTAGCAACAGAATTAGGCGACAACGCAATCGCACTACAAGCAGACGTGACACAACGCGAAGAAGTGGAACGTTTAGTCAAAGAAGCAACCGCCCATTTCGGTCAAATCGATGTGGTTGTCAATAATGCGTTAGTCAATTTCAAGTTTGACCCAGTAGCACAAAAAGCATTTAAAGACTTAACTTGGGAAGATTACCAACAGCAAATTGATGGCACATTAAAAGCAGCATTTAATGTTACTCAAAGTGTAGTCCCTCAATTTATTGAACGTAACGCTGGTAGTATCATCAGCATCGGTACAAATTTATTCCAAAATCCTGTCGTGCCATATCATGAATATACAACAGCCAAAGCAGGCTTAATCGGATTTACACGCAACGTTGCTGCTGAATTAGGTCAATATGGCATTACGGCTAATATGGTTTCTGGTGGCTTATTAAAAACGACTGATGCCAGTGCTGTAACCACACCAGAAGTATTTGACTTGATTGCCCAAACGACACCATTACGCAAAGTGACTACACCTCAAGACGTGGCAAATATGGTAGCGTACTTAAGTTCTGAAGCCGCAAATGGCGTTACAGGACAAAACATTACAGTTGATGGTGGTTTAACAATGAACTAA